The following are encoded together in the Oreochromis niloticus isolate F11D_XX linkage group LG12, O_niloticus_UMD_NMBU, whole genome shotgun sequence genome:
- the stx2b gene encoding syntaxin-2 isoform X2, which yields MKDRLAELTAGAPQTEEDVAVTVNQDGFMDSFFRRVEEVRGLIDKISIQVEEVRKIHSMVLSAPNTDDRTKDQLAALTNDIKGNANVVRTKLKSIELSMPKDDAANRASVDFRIQKTQHTVLSRKFVEVMTQYNETQVSFRERSKGRIQRQLEITGRVTTNEELEDMLESGNPSIFTSDIISDSQITRQAVNEIESRHQDIMRLETSIRELHAMFMDMAMLVETQGDMVNNIEKNVSNAAEYICRAKEETKKAVRYQKKSRRKLLYLAMCGGFILLLIIIVGVFE from the exons ATGAAGGATCGACTGGCTGAACTGACCGCt GGCGCTCCACAAACAGAAGAGGATGTTGCAGTTACAGTTAACCAAGATGGATTCATGGATAGCTTTTTCAGAAGG GTGGAAGAAGTCAGAGGACTCATCGATAAGATCTCCATACAAGTGGAAGAAGTGAGGAAGATCCACAGCATGGTCCTGTCAGCACCCAACACAGATGACA GAACAAAGGATCAGCTGGCTGCACTGACCAATGATATCAAAGGGAATGCCAATGTGGTGCGAACCAAACTAAAAT CCATTGAGCTGAGCATGCCCAAAGACGATGCTGCTAACAGGGCCTCCGTAGACTTCAGGATCCAGAAAACACAG CACACTGTGCTCTCCAGGAAGTTTGTGGAGGTCATGACCCAGTACAACGAGACTCAAGTATCCTTCAGGGAAAGAAGCAAAGGAAGAATCCAGAGACAGCTGGAGATAA CTGGAAGAGTGACCACCAATGAAGAACTGGAAGACATGTTAGAAAGTGgaaatccatccatcttcacCTCTGAT ATCATTTCTGATTCCCAAATCACACGGCAAGCCGTGAACGAGATAGAGTCACGACACCAGGACATCATGCGCTTGGAGACGAGCATCAGAGAGCTCCATGCGATGTTCATGGACATGGCGATGCTGGTAGAAACTCAG GGGGATATGGTTAACAACATCGAGAAAAATGTCTCTAATGCAGCTGAATACATTTGTCGCGCAAAGGAAGAGACCAAAAAAGCAGTCAGGTACCAGAAGAAATCCCGGAGG AAACTTCTCTATCTTGCCATGTGTGGAGGTTTCATACTTTTACTCATCATAATAGTCGGAGTCTTTGAGTAA
- the stx2b gene encoding syntaxin-2 isoform X1, whose amino-acid sequence MKDRLAELTAGAPQTEEDVAVTVNQDGFMDSFFRRVEEVRGLIDKISIQVEEVRKIHSMVLSAPNTDDRTKDQLAALTNDIKGNANVVRTKLKSIELSMPKDDAANRASVDFRIQKTQHTVLSRKFVEVMTQYNETQVSFRERSKGRIQRQLEITGRVTTNEELEDMLESGNPSIFTSDIISDSQITRQAVNEIESRHQDIMRLETSIRELHAMFMDMAMLVETQGDMVNNIEKNVSNAAEYICRAKEETKKAVRYQKKSRRKYIILAFALLILLAVIALIVGLSVGLTKPPA is encoded by the exons ATGAAGGATCGACTGGCTGAACTGACCGCt GGCGCTCCACAAACAGAAGAGGATGTTGCAGTTACAGTTAACCAAGATGGATTCATGGATAGCTTTTTCAGAAGG GTGGAAGAAGTCAGAGGACTCATCGATAAGATCTCCATACAAGTGGAAGAAGTGAGGAAGATCCACAGCATGGTCCTGTCAGCACCCAACACAGATGACA GAACAAAGGATCAGCTGGCTGCACTGACCAATGATATCAAAGGGAATGCCAATGTGGTGCGAACCAAACTAAAAT CCATTGAGCTGAGCATGCCCAAAGACGATGCTGCTAACAGGGCCTCCGTAGACTTCAGGATCCAGAAAACACAG CACACTGTGCTCTCCAGGAAGTTTGTGGAGGTCATGACCCAGTACAACGAGACTCAAGTATCCTTCAGGGAAAGAAGCAAAGGAAGAATCCAGAGACAGCTGGAGATAA CTGGAAGAGTGACCACCAATGAAGAACTGGAAGACATGTTAGAAAGTGgaaatccatccatcttcacCTCTGAT ATCATTTCTGATTCCCAAATCACACGGCAAGCCGTGAACGAGATAGAGTCACGACACCAGGACATCATGCGCTTGGAGACGAGCATCAGAGAGCTCCATGCGATGTTCATGGACATGGCGATGCTGGTAGAAACTCAG GGGGATATGGTTAACAACATCGAGAAAAATGTCTCTAATGCAGCTGAATACATTTGTCGCGCAAAGGAAGAGACCAAAAAAGCAGTCAGGTACCAGAAGAAATCCCGGAGG AAATACATTATTCTTGCCTTTGCTCTGTTGATCCTGCTTGCTGTTATTGCACTAATTGTCGGCCTGTCTGTCGGACTAACCaaaccccctgcatga